A genomic window from Rattus norvegicus strain BN/NHsdMcwi chromosome 9, GRCr8, whole genome shotgun sequence includes:
- the Aqp12a gene encoding aquaporin-12 precursor translates to MASLNVSLSFFFATCAICEVARRASKALLPAGTYASFAREAVGAAQLAACCLEMRVLVELGPWAGGFGPDLLLTLVFLLFLVHGVTFDGASANPTVALQEFLMVEASLPSTLLKLLAQVLGAQAACALTQRCWTWELSELHLLQSLMAVHCSSTLRTSVLQGTLVEGACTFLFHLSLLHLQRSLLVYRAPALALLVTAMAYTAGPYTSAFFNPALAASVTFHCSGNTLLEYAHVYCLGPVAGMILAVLLHQGHLPRFFERNLFYRQKSKYRTPRVKLSPGSVDTKMLKGE, encoded by the exons ATGGCCAGTCTGAATgtgtccctctctttcttttttgctacCTGCGCCATCTGTGAGGTGGCTAGGAGGGCATCTAAAGCCCTGCTCCCAGCAGGTACCTATGCCAGTTTTGCACGGGAGGCAGTGGGCGCAGCCCAGCTGGCAGCCTGTTGCCTAGAGATGCGAGTGCTGGTGGAGCTCGGCCCCTGGGCTGGGGGTTTCGGGCCCGACCTGTTGCTGACCCTGGTGTTCCTGCTTTTCCTAGTGCATGGGGTCACCTTTGACGGGGCCTCTGCCAACCCCACTGTGGCCTTGCAGGAGTTCCTCATGGTGGAGGCGTCGCTGCCCAGTACTCTGCTGAAACTGTTGGCCCAGGTGCTGGGCGCGCAGGCCGCCTGTGCCCTGACCCAGCGCTGCTGGACCTGGGAGCTCAGCGAACTACACTTGCTGCAGAGCCTCATGGCTGTACACTGCAGCTCCACCCTGCGGACATCCGTGCTGCAGGGCACGCTGGTGGAGGGCGCCTGCACCTTCCTCTTCCACCTGAGCCTCCTCCACCTGCAGCGCAGCCTTCTTGTCTACAGGGCACCTGCCCTGGCCCTGCTGGTCACGGCCATGGCCTACACAG CTGGGCCCTACACGTCTGCCTTCTTCAATCCTGCCCTGGCTGCCTCTGTCACCTTCCACTGTTCTGGGAACACCTTGCTGGAGTATGCCCACGTGTACTGCCTGGGTCCTGTGGCAG GGATGATCCTGGCTGTCCTACTCCATCAGGGCCACCTCCCACGCTTTTTCGAGAGAAATCTGTTCTACCGGCAGAAAAGCAAATACCGAACCCCTAGGGTGAAGCTGTCCCCAGGTTCTGTGGATACCAAGATGCTCAAAGGGGAGTAG